GGACAACAGCAGAAATgcttcagtacttaggcctttagATACTACATCTGTTATTGAAAATAATGTCACCATCACTGTATCGGAAAATAATGAAGTGGATGAAAATATGTCTTTTCCAAGTTCTTCCTCATCGACTGCTCAAACACCTGAAGCAATAACCCCTACGAAAGAGATTTCCAGAGATGATGGTGGTTCTCCTATTATGCGTGGCCTCAAAAGTGTTCTCAACATGTTCCGGTCATCGCAAAGTCCGATACCACCAGCTGACCATGCAGACAGTGCAGCAAGGCAGGTGTTAAGTCCTGCTGATATTTCTGGTGCCACTCCAGATTCCACAACTCAGTCGGCTTCTTCAGCGGTCTTGGCTTCAACACCAATAGACGCTAACAAACATAAAGAATGCAACTTATCAAAACGGTGCAGCCCACTCAAAGAAAGCCTCGTGTTCAATGAAGATTTGGAGAAAGAATTACTGTGGAAAGATGAGACAACAATACTTTTTAGTCACGAGAAAATACCTATTAGTAAGTTATTTTTTCAGCAAGGCCCATCCAATGTGAAAGAACCAGCaaagcaaaatgatgatgattttaattCAACTGTAGAATATATGGATATATCTGCTAATGATTCCATGATTAAAAACAGAACAATCACAGACTTAGCGGAAGCTATGCATGCCAATGAGTCTGATTGTGAATTTGTGGATTGCGAGACAACATTTACAAATGACAAAGCAAATTCTTATGTGACTGACCAAGCTGATATAAACATTGAAAGCAAGAATACATCGAAAATTGCAGTACTTTCATCAATAAATGCAGAAACTAACAATGAGCTTGCAGTGAAAATTGAACCATCTTCAGTTGTTGGTGAGTTGTCAACAGATTTGCAGAACCAGTTACCTAATGTAACAATACCTTTAAATGAAACTTTAAACATTCCTCAAGCTACAAGTGAAACTGAAGTAAAACATGATTCAAACAATAGTATGATTAATGATGTAGATACTGTTAAACTAAACACTGTGAGTGAAGTAGAAAATTATGACAAGATAGAAACTGAAACTAAAACTGAATCTCATATTACCTTACCTATTATTGAAACACCCACTTTACTTGCTGAATCTTCAACAGTTAACGAAGAAACTCAACCTGAAATCACTCAACAATTAGAGGTGAATATTGAATCTCCCACTGTGTCGTCAGGTACTGAAATCATACCTTCAAGTGTCAATATTCCTGCCTTGAATTTGTCTGAAAAACATGAACTTCAAAACGAAACTATTGCTCATTCAATACCACAAAACATTGAAGTAGATGAAACAATCAAGAAAATCGAAAATGTTGCAGAGGTATTGGATATAAAAAACACAATTGGAGATGGCGATAAAGCTAGTGTTCCAGCTGGGAAAGCCATGGACACACTAGATGTGCCTGCTAATATTCCATTACCAGATGAAGAAGACATTGAGAATGAAAAATCTATTGGGACAATAATTTTAGTTGAAGAAGGGACAGTGCCATTTAGTGAagacgttaataataaaactttcacTGGACCAACACATTCTGATCACGTTGAAAACATGCCAACTATCCCAGCCAAATCGATTGATACAAATAAAACAGTTAATGCGATTAATGATTTCGTTGCAATAGACACTGAAAATAAACCAGAAGAAATTGGATCTTCCGATACTAAGAATCTCAATAATGATAATGTTcctgtagaaattaattcaaCCCAAGAAGATATAAAACCAGTTACAATTTTACCACTTCCTGAACCAATGGATATCAATGAAAGTATTTGTTATGCGGGAGTGACTGAAGATATAAAACTGAACTTAGATAATACTATGAAACCTGTTTCAGAAGATAAAGCCGAAACTATTCAACTTGACTGTAAAACAGTCTTCGAAACGCCAAAAGATGTTATAAATCCTGAAATTATGGTCGAGAAAAATGAGATTCCTGCCACTGAAGTACACAATATGCCTAGTGTTGTTGATTGCTCTGACATCATAAAGGAAATCCCACATTTAGATCCatctgaaattaaaattgaagagAATGTTAAGACAGATACTGTTGTGAATGAAGGGCAAGACCATGTTGAAGAATCCGAAAAACTCATTCCTACTATTAATGACCCTGCGGTTATTTCAGATGCTATTCAAGAAAATGTACTTGTTAGTGATGGCAAAGatgttgaaataaaaattactgaAAGTGAAACATTTTTGGAAAACCAGTTGAATTATGAAAAGGTATCTACTGTAGAAGCTATCCCTAAGGATATTGAAGGCCTAGTGCTTGAATCTAACCTGGTGAATACCGAAAAAGAACCTATAGAACAAGCAAATACCTCGGAAGTAACTAAAATGGATGTCGAGATGCTTTCAATGGAAAATACACCAATTGACGTCATCAACAATATAGTTAACAAAGATGAAGAAATAGTTTTGTCTGAAAACAATAGTCCTTATGTGTCATTAGTTGGTCAAATAGATAAAGTGCCAGAGCAACCAAACTTAGATGAAGTAAAAGATCCTTTCGCTACAAAAACAAAGGTAGTGATAACTCCACCATCCTCACCTGTCATTGTTTCTAAAGGGTACAACttcaattttgatgaaattgacGATCCGTTCGCTACTAAAACAAAAATCAGAATGTCTCCAACACCTGACACACCAACAAGACCTGCAAATGAAGACATGACTTTCGACGAAAGACCTTCTCAAAGAGATATCAATAAGAATAGAAGGAAATCTCAACCTGAAAGAAAGAAACCAGTTATGCAAAAAAAGAAGATGAATTCCACTTTCTCTGGCTCTGTGGATATTCCTAAAACTAAACCTAACAATAAACTCGAAACCAAGCAAACAAACATGACTCCtgataacaaaaacaaatctaATGTAACAGAAAAACCGTTAGATATTACACTTCAAGAGTCAAGCCATATTGCTAAAGAAAAAAAGTCTGTAGACATCCGCGACGTAGATACTACTATGGACGTCAACGCTGGTGATAATAAGTCATCAGTAGAATCTCTAAATGCTACGTCGAACGAgacaaaatatacatcgtcatcTGAGCAGTCAACTTACTATTCAGCTGGAACTTCATCAAGTGAAGGAACTATGACCAAAAACGTATTTAATTTACCTGAAATTGACGACATGAACTTCAATCCATTTGTAACCAAATCCAAAATGCGCCAGTCGCCACCTCCAAGTTTGAATTCGACTGCTATCCAGGATGCTACACTAGATCTTCCTAGCGCCGTCGATAATCAATCAACAGTTAAATCCGACTCTACTTTTACTGAAAGTCCGTTTGAAACAAAATCTAAAATGCGGCAGTCACCCTCACCAAGTTTAGACACAACAGAGAATTTGAATGCTACACAGAATCTTCCTAAATCCATTGATATTACATCAAATTTCAAATCCGACGCTACTTTCACTGAAAATCCTTTTGAAACGAAATGTAAAATGCGTCAATCACCTCCACCAGGCTTGGATGTGACTGCAAACCTCAATGTTACACAGGACCTTCCTAAATCCACTGACGTTGCATCAAATTTCAAATCCGACGCTACTTTTACTAAAAATCCGTTTGAAACAAGATCCAAAATGCGTAATACACCCCCGCCAAGCTTAAACGCGACTACAACCCTGAATGCTACACAAGATCTTCCTAATGCCTCTGAAACATCAATGTTAAAATCAGATGCTACTTTTACTGAAAATCCGTTTGAAACAAAATCGAAGATGCGTAATACACCCCCACCAAGCTTAAACGCGACTACAACCTTGAATTCCACACAAGATCTTCCTAATGCCTCTGAAACATCAATGTTAAAATCAGACGCTACTTTTACTGAAAATCCGTTTGAAACAAAATCGAAGATGCGCCAATCACCTTCACCAAGCAATACAACTATGGCGCTGGATATTACACAAGAACTTTCCAGTCACTATGACACATCTTTGAAATTAAAAGCGGATGCTACTATCACAGAATTTAATACAGATGAAAAAGATGCAAATACTAGTAATACAAGCTGCTCTTCGAAAGCAACAGATGAAAAAGATCTTACTGTCAGAGAAGTTCACACTGAGGACGAAGATACGATAGAGGGGCCTTTCCTAGAAGCCGAAGACTTAAACACTGATGATAAAATGTCCGACTTTGATGGCGAAGATGTCGATATGATGCAGTTCTCAGAATTACCCGCGCAGGGTGCCGAAGATAATGCTGATGCTGGCGAGCTATTCATTGACGCAGAGGCTTTCGAATTCTTGCTTAACCAAAACAAGAGCAATGTAGTTGCGGACAGTGGAAAAGAAAGCTTATTCTTAAAATTCGATCCTTTGTTTGCGAAGAGAATGTCCACGGATGGTGTTTTGGCTGCCTTAAACAAAAAGAGACAAAGTACTCCTAAAAAGATGACCACAGCCATGAAAATTGAGACCACATTTGATAAATCTATTGCCGGACCATCAACTTTGAATGTAACACAAGAAGTAGCTAATAAAACCACAAATGAAGATAGCACAGATGACTTCAATGTAACTGTATCCAAACCGATGATGGTAGTCACACCGGCTGTGAATCCTATCGTTACGCCAAGAAATAAGATCCTAACTCCCCCAAGCTCAAACAGGCGTTCTATTACATTCACTTCTCCTGCCATTGCTGTTATTGATAGACTTCTCTCGTTGAGTGCCAACAATTCTCTGGTCGGGCACGATACGACAGTCTCCCACGTCAGTAGGGAACAGACGGAAGCTGATCTGGCTCTCACGCAGCTCAGAGAATTGCTTGCTGAAAAGGAAATAAATGTTTACAATTTGAGAACCGAGAGCAAAGAGCTAAAGGATCGACTGTCGACTATGGAATCTCAAATGAGAATGCTAGAGTCGGAGAGTCAAGATCGATTGAAAAAGATCAATGATTTGAACGAGAAGCTTTCTGAAAAGACTAAAATCAATAAGAGTATGGCGGCTGTAGTTGAAGAATATGAGAGAACGATTGCGAGCTTGATAGCAGAAACCGAGCAAGACAAGAAGCGAAATAACGAAGAAAGAATTAGACTTATAAAAGAGAGAGACGAACAAACGGCTCATTTAGCGAGTATGGAAGTCTCGTTTAGTGACTTGCACAGCAAATACGAGAAAAGCAAGCAGATCATTCTGACTTGCAAGGCGAATGAAGACTCTTACAAGAAATCTATCAAAGAATTCGAGGAGAATCTAAATAAAATGCAGTCCAACTACGAGCTATTGAAACAGCATGCGACATCCAAACTGAATCACGCCAACTCGGAGTTGGAAAAGATGAACCGTACGCACGAGGCGGATGTTCTAAAGTTGAATGCCATGATCAAGCGAAAGGATCTCCACATAACGTCCTTGGAGGAGACTCTAGCGCAGAAAACCAAAGCCAACGAGGAGCTGACCGCGATATGCGATGAACTCATCAACAAAGTCGGCTGAACTAATTTTAGGCGTATCTAAACATTTACTTTGTTTTATAGTGTCTGTGATCTAGACTGATATTTCTGGGCTTGTTGCTTGTGCGCTTATCTGTTGATAAGTACA
This genomic window from Ostrinia nubilalis chromosome 18, ilOstNubi1.1, whole genome shotgun sequence contains:
- the LOC135080503 gene encoding mucin-4-like, with translation MAHNVEPMDIDNIESDFDNKENSIHHSNVYPRTPCTEKGYEELDVSELNMKLRYSITPASSPMSKSYTANCVDNRGLESGDDNLNHNLTRSLHSAISKDVLNKPVKTLPLQTISTEQYVDNSRNASVLRPLDTTSVIENNVTITVSENNEVDENMSFPSSSSSTAQTPEAITPTKEISRDDGGSPIMRGLKSVLNMFRSSQSPIPPADHADSAARQVLSPADISGATPDSTTQSASSAVLASTPIDANKHKECNLSKRCSPLKESLVFNEDLEKELLWKDETTILFSHEKIPISKLFFQQGPSNVKEPAKQNDDDFNSTVEYMDISANDSMIKNRTITDLAEAMHANESDCEFVDCETTFTNDKANSYVTDQADINIESKNTSKIAVLSSINAETNNELAVKIEPSSVVGELSTDLQNQLPNVTIPLNETLNIPQATSETEVKHDSNNSMINDVDTVKLNTVSEVENYDKIETETKTESHITLPIIETPTLLAESSTVNEETQPEITQQLEVNIESPTVSSGTEIIPSSVNIPALNLSEKHELQNETIAHSIPQNIEVDETIKKIENVAEVLDIKNTIGDGDKASVPAGKAMDTLDVPANIPLPDEEDIENEKSIGTIILVEEGTVPFSEDVNNKTFTGPTHSDHVENMPTIPAKSIDTNKTVNAINDFVAIDTENKPEEIGSSDTKNLNNDNVPVEINSTQEDIKPVTILPLPEPMDINESICYAGVTEDIKLNLDNTMKPVSEDKAETIQLDCKTVFETPKDVINPEIMVEKNEIPATEVHNMPSVVDCSDIIKEIPHLDPSEIKIEENVKTDTVVNEGQDHVEESEKLIPTINDPAVISDAIQENVLVSDGKDVEIKITESETFLENQLNYEKVSTVEAIPKDIEGLVLESNLVNTEKEPIEQANTSEVTKMDVEMLSMENTPIDVINNIVNKDEEIVLSENNSPYVSLVGQIDKVPEQPNLDEVKDPFATKTKVVITPPSSPVIVSKGYNFNFDEIDDPFATKTKIRMSPTPDTPTRPANEDMTFDERPSQRDINKNRRKSQPERKKPVMQKKKMNSTFSGSVDIPKTKPNNKLETKQTNMTPDNKNKSNVTEKPLDITLQESSHIAKEKKSVDIRDVDTTMDVNAGDNKSSVESLNATSNETKYTSSSEQSTYYSAGTSSSEGTMTKNVFNLPEIDDMNFNPFVTKSKMRQSPPPSLNSTAIQDATLDLPSAVDNQSTVKSDSTFTESPFETKSKMRQSPSPSLDTTENLNATQNLPKSIDITSNFKSDATFTENPFETKCKMRQSPPPGLDVTANLNVTQDLPKSTDVASNFKSDATFTKNPFETRSKMRNTPPPSLNATTTLNATQDLPNASETSMLKSDATFTENPFETKSKMRNTPPPSLNATTTLNSTQDLPNASETSMLKSDATFTENPFETKSKMRQSPSPSNTTMALDITQELSSHYDTSLKLKADATITEFNTDEKDANTSNTSCSSKATDEKDLTVREVHTEDEDTIEGPFLEAEDLNTDDKMSDFDGEDVDMMQFSELPAQGAEDNADAGELFIDAEAFEFLLNQNKSNVVADSGKESLFLKFDPLFAKRMSTDGVLAALNKKRQSTPKKMTTAMKIETTFDKSIAGPSTLNVTQEVANKTTNEDSTDDFNVTVSKPMMVVTPAVNPIVTPRNKILTPPSSNRRSITFTSPAIAVIDRLLSLSANNSLVGHDTTVSHVSREQTEADLALTQLRELLAEKEINVYNLRTESKELKDRLSTMESQMRMLESESQDRLKKINDLNEKLSEKTKINKSMAAVVEEYERTIASLIAETEQDKKRNNEERIRLIKERDEQTAHLASMEVSFSDLHSKYEKSKQIILTCKANEDSYKKSIKEFEENLNKMQSNYELLKQHATSKLNHANSELEKMNRTHEADVLKLNAMIKRKDLHITSLEETLAQKTKANEELTAICDELINKVG